In the Thermotoga sp. Ku-13t genome, one interval contains:
- a CDS encoding HD domain-containing protein: MKLENILPKEIIEKLKEQARSGGPYIQELSDKMKETVELVGKVASKKLQESKDGKKFLLITLTDRTGSIRAVDWYNAEENDARLTEGDVVLAKGRVVFFEGHLQLNIEKEKDALTILAEDQYDYERFVEITKKNIELLYQKLIEFINDVRDREIRTLLESLFVRDKEFVSSFVQVPAGVSVHHAYVGGLLEHTVDVVTLCRKVNDVYDFLNRDVLIAGAILHDIGKVKEYRITKKGLEVTTEGELKGHIALGLEILRQKASGVNISRSKLLQLEHIILSHHGEYEFGSPVLPKTVEAYVVHSLENMDSKLSRFRIINEKQKNGDKAWSDFDKHLGRRIWLGRWKDED, translated from the coding sequence GTGAAGCTGGAAAATATTCTACCAAAGGAGATCATCGAAAAGTTGAAAGAACAAGCAAGATCCGGTGGACCATACATACAGGAACTTTCGGATAAGATGAAGGAGACCGTTGAACTCGTTGGAAAGGTCGCGAGCAAGAAACTCCAGGAATCCAAGGACGGCAAGAAGTTCCTCCTCATAACGCTCACCGACAGAACCGGGAGCATACGTGCGGTGGACTGGTACAATGCAGAAGAGAATGATGCGCGTCTCACGGAGGGAGACGTCGTCCTCGCGAAGGGACGTGTTGTGTTCTTCGAGGGGCACCTGCAGCTGAACATCGAGAAAGAGAAGGACGCTCTGACAATTCTCGCTGAGGATCAGTACGATTACGAGAGGTTTGTGGAAATAACCAAGAAAAACATCGAGTTGCTGTACCAAAAGCTCATCGAGTTCATAAACGATGTACGTGACAGGGAGATAAGAACCTTACTTGAGTCGCTTTTCGTGCGTGACAAAGAGTTCGTTTCCAGTTTCGTTCAGGTACCTGCGGGTGTCAGCGTGCACCACGCTTACGTTGGCGGGTTACTGGAGCACACCGTTGACGTTGTCACCCTGTGTCGGAAGGTGAACGACGTTTACGATTTTCTCAACAGGGATGTGCTCATCGCGGGTGCGATACTGCACGACATAGGCAAGGTTAAAGAATACAGAATAACGAAGAAGGGTTTGGAGGTGACGACAGAGGGAGAGCTCAAAGGGCACATCGCGCTCGGTCTGGAAATACTCCGGCAGAAAGCCAGCGGAGTGAACATTTCCAGATCGAAGCTTTTGCAGCTGGAACACATAATCCTCTCTCACCACGGAGAGTACGAGTTCGGTTCTCCCGTCCTGCCCAAGACTGTGGAAGCTTACGTGGTGCATTCACTCGAAAACATGGATTCGAAATTGTCCAGGTTCAGGATCATAAACGAGAAACAGAAGAACGGTGACAAAGCTTGGAGCGATTTCGACAAACATCTGGGAAGACGCATCTGGCTGGGAAGGTGGAAGGATGAAGATTAA
- a CDS encoding phosphoglucomutase/phosphomannomutase family protein → MKIKFGTSGWRAIISDEFTFKNVRIVSQAIAEYLKRIGGKRVIVARDTRFMTERYARLVAEVLTANNLKVLMPENPTPTPVVSFTIRHRRLDGGINITASHNPPEYCGIKFNPADGSPALPEVTQQIESIIASLDESKILTMSLVEANSKDLLEIFDPKPAYMEALARIVDFEAIRKANLKVIVDLMYGTAMGYLDELCSRLCKEVEVFHNYRDPYFGGNRPEPDEERLALLANRVKTKSWDAVLAVDGDADRFGIVDDEGKYIKANEVIALLAHHLYKNRNMKGPVARTVATSHAVDEVAKAFKSNVIETPVGFKFLASVLLNEKAVIVGEESGGLSVANHVPEKDGILACLLVLEMIAYEGKPLSQIRKEFRQNYGTFHNSRVDFELPSDEEKKKLFERFENLEQYVTDLKVVSSDRIDGLRYFFDKLGSWLLVRASGTEPVVRVYFEARDEGTFQKLNMFVKRISR, encoded by the coding sequence ATGAAGATTAAATTCGGTACGAGCGGCTGGAGGGCCATCATCAGTGACGAATTCACGTTCAAAAATGTGCGCATCGTGTCGCAGGCCATCGCCGAGTACCTGAAGAGAATCGGTGGAAAAAGGGTGATCGTCGCACGCGACACGCGCTTCATGACCGAACGTTACGCCCGACTGGTTGCGGAGGTGCTCACGGCCAACAATCTGAAGGTGTTGATGCCGGAAAATCCTACTCCCACGCCGGTGGTTTCTTTCACAATACGCCACCGAAGGCTCGACGGAGGAATAAACATCACCGCATCGCACAATCCACCGGAGTACTGCGGGATCAAATTCAACCCGGCGGACGGTTCGCCAGCACTCCCCGAGGTTACCCAGCAGATCGAATCGATCATCGCATCGCTCGATGAAAGCAAAATTTTGACCATGTCCCTTGTGGAAGCCAACAGCAAAGATCTGCTCGAGATCTTCGATCCAAAACCAGCTTACATGGAAGCACTCGCCAGGATCGTTGATTTCGAAGCGATCAGGAAAGCCAATTTGAAAGTTATCGTCGATCTCATGTACGGTACTGCGATGGGGTATCTGGACGAACTGTGTTCGAGGCTATGTAAAGAGGTGGAAGTTTTCCACAACTACAGAGACCCGTATTTCGGAGGCAACAGGCCAGAGCCCGATGAAGAGAGACTCGCCTTGCTCGCTAACAGGGTGAAGACGAAAAGTTGGGACGCCGTACTTGCCGTGGACGGTGATGCGGACAGGTTCGGTATCGTTGACGATGAAGGTAAGTACATCAAAGCCAACGAAGTCATTGCCTTACTGGCACACCATCTTTACAAGAACAGAAACATGAAAGGGCCCGTCGCCAGGACTGTTGCCACCTCTCACGCGGTGGACGAAGTCGCAAAGGCGTTCAAGTCTAACGTCATTGAAACACCTGTGGGGTTCAAATTCTTAGCGTCCGTGCTTTTGAACGAGAAAGCTGTGATCGTTGGAGAGGAAAGCGGTGGACTTTCTGTTGCGAACCATGTTCCCGAGAAAGACGGGATTCTGGCTTGCCTCTTGGTCTTAGAAATGATCGCTTACGAAGGAAAACCCCTCTCCCAGATCAGAAAAGAGTTCAGACAGAACTATGGAACCTTCCACAACAGCCGTGTGGATTTCGAACTGCCCAGTGACGAGGAAAAGAAAAAATTGTTTGAGAGATTCGAGAACCTGGAGCAGTACGTGACGGACCTCAAAGTTGTTTCCAGTGACAGGATCGATGGACTGAGGTATTTCTTCGATAAACTCGGAAGCTGGTTACTGGTGCGAGCTTCCGGAACGGAACCGGTGGTGAGGGTGTATTTTGAGGCGAGGGACGAGGGCACTTTCCAGAAGCTGAACATGTTCGTCAAGAGGATCAGCAGGTGA
- the topA gene encoding type I DNA topoisomerase — MAKKIIIVESPAKAKTIKEILGGEYEVISSRGHVRDLPEKEFGVNIENFEPTFQIIDGKEKVVEEIIEKTKNKEVYLASDMDREGEAIAWHLANILNILNKKNRIVFSEITPQTIRSAVKSPRFIDMKKVHAQLARRILDRIVGYKVSPLLWKLLRTSSSAGRVQSAALKLVCEREVQRHRFVPKRFWKVQGYIGSLRFYLTHVDGKKIEMQQVDETLAQQIKREVKELKLVQKKVRTVEKKPPLPFITSTLQQEAANRFGFSVAKTMQLAQMLYEGVETPEGHRAFITYMRTDSTRISEYARDQAEKFIKKNFGERYLGEFRTEQKKPNVQDAHEAIRPVDVELTPEKAQKLLDRDLLKLYRLIWERFVASQMAPAVYEETIYIFESDRYGFEAKMERRIFEGFEAVMNKQEEHVKPLEGEIFSVTKWNIEQDETKPPARYTEPSMVRALEAKGIGRPSTYATIISTLLERKYVVKKSKELVPTVLGFVVNHYMEQRFPKIVDLDFTARMEEALDAIERGEKDYKQVLNEFYEEFSEQFTRAEREWLSIDIQTNVDCECGQKFSLKVGRFGLYLSCPSCGKTSSIELESPAVMDGNVMYFTDQEESRSYTCPNCGGELKRTSGKYGAYYHCPKCGKNYKDFARGSCPRCGSAVEKKVSKNKKSFFKCTNPDCDYVSWLEPSQESCPDCGERLHYRKIRSSERLYCQKCRKMFQKPGEGTES; from the coding sequence ATGGCGAAAAAGATCATAATCGTTGAATCCCCGGCGAAGGCAAAGACCATAAAAGAGATCCTCGGTGGAGAGTACGAAGTTATATCTTCCAGAGGACACGTGCGTGACCTTCCCGAGAAAGAGTTCGGTGTCAACATTGAAAACTTCGAGCCAACTTTTCAGATCATAGACGGAAAAGAGAAAGTTGTGGAGGAAATCATCGAAAAGACGAAGAATAAGGAAGTCTACCTTGCTTCCGATATGGATCGGGAAGGTGAAGCGATTGCCTGGCACCTTGCAAATATACTCAACATTCTGAACAAAAAAAACAGGATCGTGTTCAGCGAAATCACCCCGCAGACGATAAGATCTGCCGTTAAATCTCCGAGATTCATAGACATGAAGAAGGTCCATGCGCAGCTTGCCCGCCGTATCCTCGATCGCATCGTCGGATACAAAGTCAGCCCGCTACTGTGGAAGCTTCTCAGGACCAGTTCCAGTGCGGGAAGAGTTCAGTCTGCAGCGCTAAAGCTCGTCTGTGAGCGCGAAGTTCAGCGCCACAGGTTCGTCCCGAAACGTTTCTGGAAGGTGCAGGGATACATAGGTTCTTTAAGGTTCTATCTGACCCACGTGGATGGGAAGAAGATAGAGATGCAACAAGTGGATGAAACTCTCGCCCAGCAAATAAAGCGTGAGGTCAAAGAACTGAAGCTCGTTCAAAAAAAGGTCAGAACCGTTGAGAAGAAGCCTCCCCTGCCTTTCATAACTAGCACCCTTCAGCAAGAAGCGGCCAACAGGTTCGGTTTTTCCGTGGCAAAAACGATGCAGCTCGCCCAGATGCTCTACGAAGGCGTGGAGACGCCCGAGGGCCACAGGGCCTTCATAACGTACATGAGAACCGATTCAACACGCATTTCTGAGTACGCGAGAGATCAGGCTGAGAAATTCATCAAGAAGAATTTTGGAGAACGTTACCTTGGTGAATTCAGGACGGAGCAGAAGAAGCCAAACGTCCAGGACGCGCACGAGGCGATCAGGCCCGTCGACGTTGAGCTCACGCCGGAAAAGGCTCAGAAACTTCTGGATAGGGATCTTTTGAAGCTGTACAGGCTCATCTGGGAAAGGTTCGTCGCCTCACAAATGGCTCCAGCAGTTTACGAGGAAACGATCTACATATTCGAATCTGACAGGTACGGCTTTGAAGCTAAGATGGAGAGAAGGATTTTCGAAGGCTTCGAAGCGGTCATGAACAAGCAAGAGGAACACGTGAAACCCCTTGAAGGAGAAATCTTCAGTGTGACTAAGTGGAACATCGAACAGGACGAGACGAAGCCCCCGGCCAGGTATACAGAACCTTCAATGGTCAGGGCGCTGGAAGCGAAGGGCATCGGGAGGCCGAGCACGTACGCGACGATCATCTCCACATTGCTCGAACGAAAGTACGTCGTGAAGAAGTCGAAGGAGCTGGTTCCAACTGTTTTGGGATTTGTCGTCAACCATTACATGGAGCAGAGATTTCCGAAAATAGTAGACCTCGACTTCACAGCGAGGATGGAGGAAGCGCTCGATGCTATCGAAAGGGGCGAGAAGGACTACAAGCAGGTGCTGAACGAATTTTACGAGGAGTTCTCCGAGCAGTTCACGAGGGCTGAAAGGGAGTGGCTTTCCATAGATATTCAGACGAACGTTGATTGTGAGTGTGGTCAGAAGTTCTCACTGAAGGTTGGACGTTTCGGACTGTATTTGTCGTGTCCTTCGTGCGGGAAAACGTCTTCCATCGAGCTGGAAAGTCCTGCAGTCATGGATGGAAACGTGATGTATTTCACCGATCAAGAGGAAAGCAGAAGTTACACGTGCCCGAACTGTGGAGGAGAACTCAAGAGGACCAGTGGCAAGTACGGTGCTTACTACCACTGTCCCAAATGTGGTAAGAACTACAAAGACTTTGCGAGGGGTAGCTGTCCAAGATGCGGTTCTGCAGTGGAGAAAAAAGTGAGTAAGAACAAAAAGAGCTTTTTCAAGTGCACCAATCCAGACTGCGACTACGTGAGCTGGCTCGAACCTTCACAGGAGTCGTGCCCAGACTGCGGCGAAAGGTTACATTATAGAAAAATCCGTTCCTCAGAAAGGTTGTACTGTCAGAAGTGCAGAAAGATGTTTCAGAAACCCGGGGAGGGAACAGAAAGTTGA